CGGCCACCTTCCGTCACGCTACTATTTCCCATTTTCACCTATATCAAACACTTATGTGTTGAATGTGGCGCGTCTGAGTCGGCTTATAACTCCGGTGCAAATTCAAAAAACGTCAAGCCCTGTGAAAGTGACCGAAAGCACAGAACACCGAACGGCTAAATTTTAGGAGCTTGATTTCAGCGAATTCCGACAATGGATAGACCATACGGATTAAGTACATCGCAGCTCAAGAGAAATATCGGAACCTGACACAACTGTAATATTGGCCTAAGCTGCCTGACAGGGAATCAGTCTTATAGTCCTATTGAGCCTTAAGCTCTTCCCTGAGCATCAACAACTTTGTTGTGGATTCAGGGGCTACCATCTATCAGAGGAAACCCAAATGAACCCTATCAAAACCTTGTTCGTCATCGCTGCTCTGACCGTATCTTCTTTTGCTATGGCTGAAGGCGGAGGTGACCGCACTTTCGAACGTATGGAAGCGGCCAGGAGTAACTCGATGGAATCGTACCAAGTAGCCCAAACGAAAAATTCCCAGCCTCCTGTCGCGGAAAGCAAAGCCAGGGCGATGGACCACAAAAATTGCTAAATATTTGAGCTACGCTCACAAGCTGACAGAAATGTAATCACTGTGGTGGTTTAAATGTGGCAATTTCTGAGCTCGCTTACCGTTTGAGTTCGTCTTTTGTAACGGTGAGTGAGTCTCATCCAGACAATTCATTTGTTGTTTCGCGCGGCTTCCCTTTTGACTGATTGGACATAACGGCATGCACTCCAAAACCTCTAGGCGGACATTCGTGAAAGGCTTGGCCGCTGGTGGCATTCTCGGCGGCCTTGGCCTTTGGCGCACTCCTGTATGGGCGGTGACAAGTCCTGGTATGCCGAGCGTACTCTCCGGTAACGAATTTGATCTGTTTATTGGTGAAAGCCCTGTAAACATCACAGGCTCGCCTCGCACAGCTATGACCATCAACGGATCATTGCCCGGACCGTTGCTGCGTTGGCGTGAGGGTGAGACCGTCACTCTGCGTGTAAAAAACCGTCTAGACCAAGACACATCAATCCATTGGCACGGGATCATCTTACCCGCCAACATGGACGGTGTGCCTGGCTTGAGCTTCCATGGCATCGCACCCGATGGCATGTACGAATACAAATTCAAGCTTCATCAGAACGGAACCTACTGGTATCACAGCCACTCGGGTTTGCAGGAGCAGGCAGGCGTTTACGGTCCAATCGTCATCGATTCGAAAGAACCTGAACCGTTTCAATACGATCGCGACTACGTGGTGATGTTGACTGACTGGACCGACGAAGATCCCAGCCACGTTATGGCGAAACTCAAGAAACAATCGGGCTATTACAACCATCACAAGCGCACCGTCGGAGACTTCATAGACGATGTCAGCAGCAAAGGTTGGTCTTCGACGGTAGCAGATCGAAAGATGTGGGCTGAGATGAACATGAGTCCTACTGACCTCGGCGATGTCAGCGCGGATACCTATACCTATCTCATGAATGGCCAGGCACCCAACGGTAACTGGACTGGTATTTTCAAACCGGGCGAGAAACTCCGTCTGCGCTTTATCAACGGCTCGGCCATGAGCTATTTCGACGTCCGCATTCCTGGGTTGAAGATGACCGTGGTTGCCGCAGACGGTCAACATGTCAAGCCGGTGAGCGTCGACGAGTTTCGTATTGCGGTAGCTGAAACATATGACGTTATTGTGGAGACTGCTACTGATGAGGCGTACACCATCTTCGCTCAGTCTATGGATCGCACAGGTTACGCTAGCGGAACACTTGCAGTGCGTGACGGCCTAAAGGCACCGATACCTGCAATTGACCCACGTCCTATAGTAACTATGGATGACATGGGGATGGGCGGTATGGCTGGTATGGACCATGGCAGCTCGGGTGGAATGGGCGGCGGCGACATGGCCGGCATGGACCACAGCAAGATGGCAGGGATGAACCAAGGTGACATGACCGGGATGACCGGCATGGACAGCGGTGACATGACTAACATGGCTGGTATGGATCACAGCAAGATGGCTGGCATGGACAAAGGCGACATGTCCAACATGGCTGGCATGGACCACAGCAAGATGGCAGGAATGGGCAGTGGTGATATGTCAGGGATGGCTGGCATGGGAGGTATGGGTGGAGGAATGCAGACTCACCCAGCCTCTGAAACCAACAATCCCTTGGTTGACATGCAAGCCATGAGTCCAACGCCAAAGCTGAACGATCCTGGCATAGGCTTGCGGAACAATGGTCGTCGAGTGCTCACTTACTCCGACTTGAAAAGCACTTTCCAAGATCCTGACGGCCGCGAGCCAAATCGCACCATCGAGCTTCACCTGACCGGTCACATGGAGAAGTTTTCGTGGTCGTTCAACGGCATCAAATTCTCTGACGCCGAACCACTGCGCCTGAAGTATGGCGAGCGTCTGCGCATCACCTTGGTGAACGACACCATGATGACCCACCCCATCCACCTTCACGGCATGTGGAGTGACCTCGAGGATGAGAACGGCAAGTTCATGGTGCGCAAGCACACGATTGATATGCCACCAGGTACCAAACGCAGCTATCGAGTCACCGCTGATGCCTTAGGCCGCTGGGCATATCACTGCCACCTGCTTTTCCATATGGAAATGGGCATGTTCCGTGAAGTACGGGTTGATGAGTAAAGGAGACGATCTGTGAGCACATACCTAAATCGTAATTCCCTCGTGGATTGCCTCTTTGCCGCTGTCCTGCTGAGTGGACTCTCGTCCACGGTGCTGGCAGAGGAAAATGGCAGCGATCATTCAACCACTGTTCCTGCTACAGCAACGGACAAGCCAGCAGCGGCAAACGATTCGAAGCTAGATCACGGGTCAATGGACCATAGCAAGATGAGCCATGAGTCGATGGATCATGACCAAAAAACCAAAAAGGCAGATTGAGATCATGACCAGTAAGTTTTTACGCCCAACGCTGATGGCACTTGCAGTCTCCACCGGTCCAGCATTCTTTTTTATGGCTCAAGCCGCTGAAGAGATGGATCCGTCGATGGCGATGCCATCAAGTGCGGACGCAAAGCCATCAATTGCACAAAAATCCAAACCAGCCAAAGCGAAAGATGCCGCGATGGATCACTCCAAGATGGACCACGGCTCAATGGGAGCCATGGACCATAGCAAGATGGGGGCGATGGATCACAGCAAGATGAGCATGGATAACGGGCAAATGGACGGTATGGAAAGCATGGATGGAGGGGCGACTACCACAAGCCGAACCCCGATCCCCGTACTTACCGACGCTGACCGGGCCGCCGCTTTTCCAGACGTACCAGGCCATGGTGTGCACGATAAAAAAATTAACTCGTTCATCCTCCTGGATAAATTTGAGTACCAAGACGCTGACAACGGCAGTGCGCTGGCTTGGGATGCAAAAGGGTGGATCGGCGGTGACGTCGACCGCCTCTGGTTGCGTTCGGAAGGCGAACGTACAAATGGCGTAACCGAAAACGCTGAACTTCAGGCTCTGTGGGGACACGCCATCGGTCCATGGTGGGATGTCGTCACCGGTATTCGACAAGATTTCAAACCCGGGTCACCTCAAACCTGGGGAGCGCTCGGTATTCAGGGCATGGCCCTCTATAACTTTGAAGCTGAAGCGACTGCTTATATTGGTGAGAACGGTCAAACCGCTGCTCGATTTGAAGGCGATTACGACATCCTGTTGACCAATCGCCTGATCTTGCAGCCGACCGCCGAAGTAAACTTGTACGGAAAAAATGATCCTCAGCGCGGCATAGGATCTGGATTGGCCAACACCGAACTAGGCCTGCGGTTGCGCTACGAAATTACTCGTCAATTCGCCCCCTACATTGGTGTTAGCTGGAATCGCTCATACGGTAAGACGGCTGACCTGGCCAGCGATGATGGGGAAAAAACAAACGAGGCCCGATTTGTAGCTGGTATTCGGATGTGGTTCTAAGCGATTTGATCACTAGCCCTACGAATTCTAATGATCGGGGAGTTAGCTCCCCGACTCTAGAGTAGATCCTTCAATGTAACCTTTGCAGCGGCATGAACGCTTGAGTGGGGTTCTATTGCTTCGTAGAACATCTCGCCGTCTCCAAGGGAAAAGGAAATATTCATGACAGGTAGCTTCCGACTTTCAAGTCGATCTCTGCGTATCGCAACATTCGCCGCGCTGTTCATTGGCTCAACGGCTCAAGCGGCGCAGGCCCTCACCATCGATGTGCATCGTGATGCAAACTGCGGATGTTGCAAAAAATGGATTCAGCATCTTGAGGCCAATGGCTTCACCGTCATCGATCATGAAGAAACCAACATGAGTGCTCTCAAACAAGATCTGGGTGTCGCTCCACGACTCTCGTCTTGTCACACCGCGATGATCAACGGGAAGTTTGTTGAAGGCCACGTGCCAGCTGAGCAAATAATTGCGATGAGTAAACGCGACGACCTTCTCGGGATCGCTGCTCCCGGCATGCCACCTGGTTCTCCAGGAATGGAAGTCGACGGAGTGCATGAGGCCTACCAGATAATCGGCCTGACCAAAGCTGGCACAGATCAGGTCATTGCTGAGTACCCTCAAAACTAATCCCACCCCATCCCTCCCGTCACAGCATGGTCAGCGTTCATGACCATGCAGCGGGACATGCTCCTTCGATTTCATTCTCAAGCCATGGCTAAAGACGATCAACAGCCGTCGTAAAGGCATGCTTGTGCCTAATCAGACAACCCCGAACCGCAGTCCTCAATAACAATTTGAGATGACCCTATCCTCAGCATGCTGACAAGCACTGCGCAGCTGATCGCGATAGTGTTAAGTTCGGAGATGGCGTTGCCCCCCTCAGCTTGCCTTCCTGAATCAGGACATCTGTCTCGGCTGAAACAGTAGAAAACGTAAATGACGGTGGCTTAAGAGTTCTTTTTTTGAAGGCTCTTCAGACGCAGGGTCGCGCGTTGTACAGCGGCCATTTTTTCTGGACGCTTCATTCGTTTCCATTTTCTGATGTCTTCCTTGGTGCGACCGCAGCTAACGCACAGTTCGCTGTTCAGCTGGCAAACAGAAATACAGGGATTTTCGATGTCCTTGGCCATTGTTCAATTCCTCGTCGAACTTATGCGTGCTGCGGGTTCATTGCTAAGCCAGAACAGCGATCTGATCAGGTGAGTCAGCACCCAACTTCGTGCGGAACTCAACTGTCAGATGAGTGATCTCATGAACCGTCGCAAGCCGCTCTCGTATGTTTTCTGCATTGACTGCTGGGCTGCCCAGAACACTCACAATCGCGGCGCGGGCTTGCGGCCCCACCTGCCAGACATGAAGATCAATGATCGAAGCATCTCCCGGTCGCTCAACCAGTTCACGAATCTCTTCAGCGACATGATCATCTGTCTGGTCGAGCAATACACCCGAAGTCACCCTCATCAACGACCAAGCCCAGCGTGCAATCACAACGGCACCCACAATCCCCATTGCAGGGTCGAGCCATACCCAACCAAGGTATCGACCAGCAAGAAGGGCTGCGATGGCCAGAACCGAAGTCAGTGCATCTGCAATGACGTGAACGTATGCAGAGCGCAAATTATTGTCGTGACCATGCGCATGGTGAGACTCATCGTGGCCGTGGTCATGCCCATGGTGATGATCATGACCGCCAGACAGCAAAAGCGCGCTCACCACATTCACTGCTAGTCCGACAATTGCGATTAGAGTCGCTGTCCCGAATTGCACTTGAGTCGGTTGAAAGAGACGAAACAGCGACTCTCCAGCAATTCCCAAGGAAACCAGTCCCAAAATCAGAGCAGAAGCGAAGCCACCCAAGTCTCCCACCTTGCCAGTTCCAAAACTGTAGCGAGCACTTGAGGCATGTCTTTTCGCGTAAGCGTAAGCAGCTGCGGCTATGCCCAGTGCTCCTGCATGCGTTGCCATGTGAAAACCATCAGCAAGCAACGCCATTGAGCCAGTGAGATAACCTGCGGTGATTTCAGCAACCATCATTACGACGGTCAGGGCCACCACCCACAAGGTTCGCTTGGCGTTTTCTTCATGTGATTTCCCAAGGAACATATGGTCGTGGGAATACTCGGCGTACGAATTACTCATCTGGGCAAATCCTATTTGGAATAGCGGCGAATGGCTTCGAGCAGCTCGTCGACACCTTTCGCTCTTTCGTCGTTGCTGAGTGTCGGATTCGCGACGTGTTCACGAGCGTGGTCTTCGATAATTTCATCCATCAGCCCATTGATAGCGCCACGGGTAGAAGCGACCAAAAGCAGAGTTTTCGAGCAGTCATCATCAGAGTCGAGTGCTCGCTCAATCGCCTGGACTTGCCCAGCGATTCGCTTTACGCGCTTAAGAAGATTGTCTTTGCTTGATCTCATGTGACTCATACCATACCCCCCCTACCTATTAGAACAATATAATCACACGTTCCAATTGGCCATACAACCCAGGGAGGGAATCCATCCGACCAGCAGCGTTGCAGCATTTGAATGCTGCATTCGAAACATTCAGCACGTCGCCTCGCCGCGCAGTACCAATACAAGCCGTATGGGCGGCCCGGCACTTCAATAATTCGATAGATGGCGTAGCGCCTATCTCTTGAGCTGCCTAGGTCAATGGTTTAGGATCGAACCACATCCCCCCTGGGAGGATGCAGCAATCAACAGAGACGAAACCAGCTGATTGCGTCTCTTCGTGGAAAGTTCGGTAACCACATGGTTACGCACTTCGCTATTTGAGATATTTCATGCTGAAAATCCTAGCCAACCGTACCTACCGTCACCTCTTCTTGGCTCAAGTGATTGCGCTCATTGGGACGGGTCTTGCCACTGTTGCATTAGGCCTATTAGCGTTCGACCTTGCAGGTGCCAATGCGGGCGCTGTGCTCGGTACGGCGTTGGCGATCAAAATGACGGCCTACATTGGCGTTGCGCCAATCGCAGCCGCTTTTGCAGAGCGTTTACCCCGTCGGGCAATGCTGGTCTCTCTGGATCTGGTGCGAGCACTGGTCGCACTGGCTCTTCCGTTTGTGACGGAAGTCTGGCAAATCTACGTGCTGATTTTCGTCCTTCAGTCCGCTTCGGCAGCGTTCACTCCGACGTTCCAGGCGACCATTCCAGACATACTGGTGGATGAAGACGACTACACCCGTGCCTTGTCGCTATCACGTCTGGCCTATGATCTTGAAAGTGTCGCGAGCCCGATGCTTGCCGCTGCACTGTTGACGGTGATCAGCTTCCATAGCCTGTTCGCCGGCACGGTCATTGGGTTCCTTGCCTCAGCGGCCCTAGTCGCCACAGTGCTGCTGCCTAAGGCGAAGCAGATACCACGACGCAGCATCTACGAACGAACCACCCGTGGCATGCGCATATTTCTGGCCACACCTCGCTTGCGAGGGCTGTTGGCTCTCAATCTTACGGTTGCGGCCGCCAGTGCTATGGTCATCGTCAATACGGTGGTGCTGGTGCAGTCGCGCTTCGCTCTGCCGCAGAGTTCTACGGCATTGGCGCTGGCCGCGTTTGGTGGCGGTTCCATGGTGGCGGCCCTGGTCTTGCCTCGACTGTTGAAAAATATCAAAGACCGAACGGCCATGTTGTTTGGTGGAGGAGTATTGCTCGCAGGCTTAGCAGTTGGCATCAACCTAACCACCTATAACTTCCTGCTACCGCTGTGGGTGGTGCTTGGGGTGGGCTACTCCTTGGCTCAAACCCCGAGCGGTCGACTGTTGCGTCGCTCGGCACATGCCGAAGATCGCCCAGCGTTGTTTGCCGCCCAATTTGCGCTATCCCATGCTTGCTGGTTGATTACCTACCCATTGGCGGGATGGTTGGGTGCGAACATCAGCCTCACTGCGTCGTTTGTTGGGCTCGCTGTCGTGGCAGGTAGTGCGCTGGTGGTCAGCATCGTGATCTGGCGTCCAGCTCATGACCAAGACTCTATCAAGCACACCCATGAGAATCTGCCGGGCGATCACACGCACGTCGACGGCCAGGAAGGTGCGGATCACGAACATCCATACGTGATCGATGATCAACATCGCCGATGGCCCAACAAATGATTGTAAGTTCCTAAGATTTGCTAAGGCTAGTTGTCGGACATTCAGACTAGGAGCCGTAGGGCTTGCAGAGCGGCAAGGTGCCCCGGATAGAACCAGTAGCCCCATTGCCCAACCGGCCAGATCTTGAAGGAGAAGGTCTGACGCAGAAGCCAAAGTCCGATCAACGGGGCCGCGAATGCGGTGCTCAAAGCCAGCATTGAATAGATTTCCAAGTCCAACGCCCTGGTTACGATGCTACTGCGGGTATTGCTCAACAGGCATAGAGCCGCTGGCAGCAACCAAAGAACGCCGGGGTTCTTTATTGCTACTAAGCCAGCCGCTGGAACAAGTGCACCGTAGAAGCCGTACATCAGAGGATCATCCAGCCCGTAGGCAACTGCGGCGGCCATCAACGCCATAGCGCTGCTTAACAGAGTGCGATGTTGCCACCCCCAGGCAATCACCAGCCCCAATGCCAGGGTAACCAACACATTGAATGATCCCGAGGTGCTGATGTAGCGATAAGGCACTTCTGAAATGGCGGCAAACAACAGCATCAGCGCAAGGTATCGACCATTCGCCACCGTCAGCAATTCGCCCGGTTTGGAGCGCGCTACGTTGGCCGCAATGGCGACACAGAACAGCGGAAAGGAAAGTCTCCCCGGAATGAACAGGTTGCTCATTTCCGGCCACACCAATCGTAAGTGGTCGATGACCATTGTGAGCATCGCCAGCCACTTGATCAGATCCAGGCTACTGCTTCGGCTCTTGAGTGGGGGGAGCGGGGTAGTATGAGCCGTCGTCATGCCCACCCCAGTGTGACGGCGGTCAGCACGAGATAACGCACGCCCTTGGCCAGGGTGACGATCAGAAGGAAACTCCAGAGTGGTTCGCGCAGGACTCCGGCGACTACCGTCAGCGGATCGCCAATGATGGGCACCCAGCTCAGCAACAGTGAACAGCGCCCGTAGCGCAGATAGGACTGCTGGGCTTTTTCTAACTTGCTCTCGCTCACTGGGAACCAGCCCTTATGACGGAATCGTTCAACAGAACGGCCCAGTACCCAGTTAAGTACAGAGCCAAGAACGTTGCCGAAAGTTGCGACCGCCAAAAGCGTTGAAGCAACGTATTGGTCGGAAAGCAACATCCCGACCAACACGGCTTCAGACTGCATGGGCAGTAACGTTGCGGCACCGAATGCCGCCAGGAACAGACCAACGTAGCTGGTGAGTTCAAACACTCGGACATCGCCTCATGCGTTCAGGCCGATCCAGCCATGAAAGCCGACGTACAGACCAACACCGATGATCAACACGCTGGACAGGTACGGTGCACGACGCGCAACGGTGCCCATCCAAGGCCAGCGATTGGAGGCCTGCTTGGCGCCAATAGCGGCGGCTGCACCGACGGTTACCAATGTGAGCGCCAGACCAATGCTGAAGCACAGGACGAGCACGCCACCCAAGGCGACTTCTTTGACCTGAAGGCAGAGCAGCAAAACGGTGATGGCCGCAGGGCAAGGAATGAGCCCCCCCGTCAACCCGAACATGATGATCTGTCCCGTGGTGACCTCACGGTTGGTAAAGCGCTTGCGGATATCGTTGGCATGGGCGCGCTCATGCGCATCCTGATAGCCATCAATCGACAACTCCAGGCCTTCCAGTTCGGAATGCGCGTGCCCGTGATCATGCTCTAGGTATTCCAGGTCATAATCATGGGAATGACCGGCATGGCCCAAGCTCAAGCGGGCACTGAATTCATGCGGTTCAGGGATATCGAGTGCCGACTCCAGGAAGTCTTCGCGCTCGACGAAAGAGAACGATTGAGTGCTGCCGTCCAGACGAGTAGTCATCAGGCGAACATCTGAGGCTGCCCAGGCGTGTCCGGTCAATGTCTTCAGGCGCCAGTGCGGTGGCACGCCTTCTTCGAAGATCGACAGCTCAACACGGCCATGGCCAGTATCAATTCGGTGGGTCTCATCATGATGACCATGGTCATGCTCGTCGTGGTGGTGATCATCACCTTGCTCGAACTTGAACATCTGCTCGCCACGCCAGGTACGCCACAGCATCCACAGCGCAATCACAATGATCAGGGCAGCAGACGCGAGTTGGAAATACGGCTCCGTGGTTTGAGCGTCCAAGCCTTTGCCCAGATACATGCCGCCAATGGCGACCAACCACACTACAGCGGTATGCGACAGCGTCGCGGCCAGGCCCAACAATACAGCCTGTTTTACCGAGCCACGAATGGCCACGATAAAGGCCGCCATCATGGTTTTTGAGTGGCCAGGTTCCAGGCCGTGCAAGGCTCCGAGCAGAATGGCACTCGGAAAGTATAGCCAGGCGTGAGAGCCACCCTGTTGCAAGAGTTCAGCGAAGTTGGGCATGTCAGACCTAGAGGTACTTGGTGATTTGTTTGAAAGCTTCTAGCGGTGCACGCTCGCCATTGCCCAACGCCGAAACAGTGTCTTCCAGGCAGTGATCGATGTGATCCTGAATGAGCGTGCGCTTGGCTTGGCACACCGCTTTTTCAACAGCATGTAACTGCTGAGCAATGTCCACGCACTCACGACCCTCTTCGATCATCGTGATGATGCCGCGTAAATGGCCGTCCGCCCGCTTGAGCCGCTTGATGATTGCTTCATGACTTTGGTGGGTATGCGCATGGCTGTGTTCGTGTTCTTGCTCACTCATGACTTGAGCCTCAGGCCTCAATGAATTACGCTGGCATCCTATCCCCCCTAGGGGGATGCGGTCAAACGCATCAAAGCCCCACAAAACGAGTTGAAACCCGAACACTATGTTCAGCAGAACACTGACAATGACGGTGGTAATCGCACTTGCTCTCGCCATGTTTGTGGCTTGGGCAGGGCATACCTATACGTTGTCGGTGACATCGAAACAGCCAGCCTGGGAGATTGCACAAGACGCCCATCACTCCCATGAGCAGCAGGCAGAGATGTCGCGTGCGAGCTACTCGGATCACTACCACTCACCGTTGACCCCTGACCATCAGCACGAAACACCTCAGCTCACGTCCGCGTTAAGTTTGGCTGCACAGCCGAAGCTGTCTATACGAGTTGATGCGCGCCGATATTCCGTTCCTCGTCCGCCGATTTTCTTGATCGAGCGTCCACCCCGTCCCCCGTTCGCATCCTGACCATGGCCGCTCTGCGGCCTTTGATCCCTGCAACGTAGGATTGATCTATGCATTCGCACTCGATGAGCGGCGTTGTCGCATTCACTGCGCCATCGCACCGCCCGCTACTGCTGTTGTTTTTACTTGTCGCTACACTTTTCGTCGGGATGCCCGAGGCGATGGCTCACGCCGTCGCGGAAGGTGACAAGGGCTTCATCCAAGAAAGTTCCGGCGTCATGTTGCTGCCCTTCATCTACATGGGCGCCAAGCACATGATGACGGGCTACGACCACCTGCTGTTTCTGTTCGGGGTGATCTTCTTCCTCTATCGCCTGAAAGACGTGGGGCTCTACGTCACGCTGTTCGCTGTAGGGCACTCGGTCACGCTGCTGCTTGGCGTACTTACAGAGGTCAGCATCAGCTCGTACATCATCGACGCCATCATCGGCTTCTCGGTGGTGTACAAGGCGCTTGATAACCTGGATGCATTCCAGCGCTGGTTCGGTTTCCAACCCAACACCAAGGTGGCCACGCTGATCTTCGGCCTGCTCCATGGATTCGGGCTGGCCACTAAGATCCAGGAGTACGAAATCTCGCCTGATGGCCTGATTCCGAACTTGATCGCCTTCAACGTCGGCGTCGAGATCGGCCAATTGCTGGCCCTTAGCGCGATTCTCATTTTGATGGGGTATTGGCGGCGCACCGGCAGTTTCTGGCGTCACGCCTATACCGCCAACGTTGCCATGATGAGTGCCGGTTTCCTGCTGATGGGTTACCAGATCACCGGCCTGTTTGTCTCCGCGTAAGGAATTCTGACCATGTTCAATACTCCGCTTCCCACTGTTAATGAATTGCCCAGCACTCGCAAACTGCTACGTTCGACTGTTCTTGCAATATTGGTTGCTGCGGGACTTCTGGTAACAGTCGTAATGCCCTCGGAATACGCCATTGATCCGACAGGTGTAGGCCGAACACTGGGCCTTACCCAGATGGGCGAATTGAAGATCATCCTTGCCCAAGAGGCTTTAGCGGACGCAGATCCGCCGCAAGCATCGGCTCCGGAGCCGGCTCCGCAAATTGCAGCAGTTAAACCCGAAGTGCAATCTGCGGTTCAACCTGTGGCGAAGTCCAATCTAGCCCTGAAAAAAGATCAACTAACCATCACGCTGAAGCCTGGTGAAGGGAAAGAAATCAAGCTGGAAGTGCTGAAAAACAGAACCGTCAACTATGAATGGACAACGGTTGGTGGGCCTGTGAACTACGACACCCATGGCGAGCCCTACAACGGTGAAAAGGGTTACTTCCACAGCTACAACAAGGGCAAGCAGGTCAAAAGTGATAAAGGTGAATTCATCGCTATTTTTGACGGCACCCATGGTTGGTTTTGGCGTAATCGCAGCAACAGCGACGTGACCATCTCACTGAGAACGGCCGGCGATTACTTGAGCATCAAACAGTAATCCGAAGCCGCGATGGCTGTTCTATTGCCGAAAATGCAGCGCTCAGCCTAGATAAAGACCATTTATCTCATCCATTTTTTGAAAAGTCATTCCATGAAAACCCCAGCAACGCTGATTCGTTCGATGCTCCTGATCTGCTTTCTTGGCCTGATGACCGCATGCGGTGGCGGTGAGAAAGGAACAACATCCGAGAGCGCTGAGCACGGACACTCACACGAGTAACACCCTGAATAAAACAAGGCCGCATTTGCGGCCTTGTTTGTTTCTATATCGCAACCTGCGTACCCAGTTCGATCAGTCGGTTCAGCGGCAAATTAAAGTATTTGAGGTTGCTGTTGACGTTCTTCAGTAAAAAAGTGAACAAGCTTTCTCGCCAACGAGCCATCCCCATACGCTTGATCGGGATAACCGTCACGCGGCTAAAGAAGTAGGTGGAATGCATCGTGCAGAAATCCAGCTCTTTCATGTGTCAGAGACTCAAGGCTGCGGCTACGTCACGC
This DNA window, taken from Pseudomonas fluorescens NCIMB 11764, encodes the following:
- a CDS encoding co-regulatory protein PtrA N-terminal domain-containing protein, with the translated sequence MNPIKTLFVIAALTVSSFAMAEGGGDRTFERMEAARSNSMESYQVAQTKNSQPPVAESKARAMDHKNC
- a CDS encoding copper resistance system multicopper oxidase; its protein translation is MHSKTSRRTFVKGLAAGGILGGLGLWRTPVWAVTSPGMPSVLSGNEFDLFIGESPVNITGSPRTAMTINGSLPGPLLRWREGETVTLRVKNRLDQDTSIHWHGIILPANMDGVPGLSFHGIAPDGMYEYKFKLHQNGTYWYHSHSGLQEQAGVYGPIVIDSKEPEPFQYDRDYVVMLTDWTDEDPSHVMAKLKKQSGYYNHHKRTVGDFIDDVSSKGWSSTVADRKMWAEMNMSPTDLGDVSADTYTYLMNGQAPNGNWTGIFKPGEKLRLRFINGSAMSYFDVRIPGLKMTVVAADGQHVKPVSVDEFRIAVAETYDVIVETATDEAYTIFAQSMDRTGYASGTLAVRDGLKAPIPAIDPRPIVTMDDMGMGGMAGMDHGSSGGMGGGDMAGMDHSKMAGMNQGDMTGMTGMDSGDMTNMAGMDHSKMAGMDKGDMSNMAGMDHSKMAGMGSGDMSGMAGMGGMGGGMQTHPASETNNPLVDMQAMSPTPKLNDPGIGLRNNGRRVLTYSDLKSTFQDPDGREPNRTIELHLTGHMEKFSWSFNGIKFSDAEPLRLKYGERLRITLVNDTMMTHPIHLHGMWSDLEDENGKFMVRKHTIDMPPGTKRSYRVTADALGRWAYHCHLLFHMEMGMFREVRVDE
- a CDS encoding copper resistance protein B, with the translated sequence MTKKPKRQIEIMTSKFLRPTLMALAVSTGPAFFFMAQAAEEMDPSMAMPSSADAKPSIAQKSKPAKAKDAAMDHSKMDHGSMGAMDHSKMGAMDHSKMSMDNGQMDGMESMDGGATTTSRTPIPVLTDADRAAAFPDVPGHGVHDKKINSFILLDKFEYQDADNGSALAWDAKGWIGGDVDRLWLRSEGERTNGVTENAELQALWGHAIGPWWDVVTGIRQDFKPGSPQTWGALGIQGMALYNFEAEATAYIGENGQTAARFEGDYDILLTNRLILQPTAEVNLYGKNDPQRGIGSGLANTELGLRLRYEITRQFAPYIGVSWNRSYGKTADLASDDGEKTNEARFVAGIRMWF
- a CDS encoding DUF411 domain-containing protein yields the protein MTGSFRLSSRSLRIATFAALFIGSTAQAAQALTIDVHRDANCGCCKKWIQHLEANGFTVIDHEETNMSALKQDLGVAPRLSSCHTAMINGKFVEGHVPAEQIIAMSKRDDLLGIAAPGMPPGSPGMEVDGVHEAYQIIGLTKAGTDQVIAEYPQN
- a CDS encoding DUF1289 domain-containing protein: MAKDIENPCISVCQLNSELCVSCGRTKEDIRKWKRMKRPEKMAAVQRATLRLKSLQKKNS
- the dmeF gene encoding CDF family Co(II)/Ni(II) efflux transporter DmeF, with protein sequence MSNSYAEYSHDHMFLGKSHEENAKRTLWVVALTVVMMVAEITAGYLTGSMALLADGFHMATHAGALGIAAAAYAYAKRHASSARYSFGTGKVGDLGGFASALILGLVSLGIAGESLFRLFQPTQVQFGTATLIAIVGLAVNVVSALLLSGGHDHHHGHDHGHDESHHAHGHDNNLRSAYVHVIADALTSVLAIAALLAGRYLGWVWLDPAMGIVGAVVIARWAWSLMRVTSGVLLDQTDDHVAEEIRELVERPGDASIIDLHVWQVGPQARAAIVSVLGSPAVNAENIRERLATVHEITHLTVEFRTKLGADSPDQIAVLA
- a CDS encoding metal/formaldehyde-sensitive transcriptional repressor produces the protein MSHMRSSKDNLLKRVKRIAGQVQAIERALDSDDDCSKTLLLVASTRGAINGLMDEIIEDHAREHVANPTLSNDERAKGVDELLEAIRRYSK
- a CDS encoding MFS transporter is translated as MLKILANRTYRHLFLAQVIALIGTGLATVALGLLAFDLAGANAGAVLGTALAIKMTAYIGVAPIAAAFAERLPRRAMLVSLDLVRALVALALPFVTEVWQIYVLIFVLQSASAAFTPTFQATIPDILVDEDDYTRALSLSRLAYDLESVASPMLAAALLTVISFHSLFAGTVIGFLASAALVATVLLPKAKQIPRRSIYERTTRGMRIFLATPRLRGLLALNLTVAAASAMVIVNTVVLVQSRFALPQSSTALALAAFGGGSMVAALVLPRLLKNIKDRTAMLFGGGVLLAGLAVGINLTTYNFLLPLWVVLGVGYSLAQTPSGRLLRRSAHAEDRPALFAAQFALSHACWLITYPLAGWLGANISLTASFVGLAVVAGSALVVSIVIWRPAHDQDSIKHTHENLPGDHTHVDGQEGADHEHPYVIDDQHRRWPNK